Proteins encoded within one genomic window of Pristis pectinata isolate sPriPec2 chromosome 39, sPriPec2.1.pri, whole genome shotgun sequence:
- the LOC127587245 gene encoding C-X-C chemokine receptor type 3-like, with protein sequence MNLTGSSELYDQDYPLNDTWDPCWDALGCFLEPCPPAGQGWTLQRLLLPPFYLAVFLLGSVTNGLVLAVLLRRRSRRRATDVFLLHLAAADLLLALSMPFWAAEEWWGWVFGWLPCKLVGALYNINFYSSIYVLVCISFERRLAVTQAVPGRHRGRPAAIWAASLAVWLICLLLAVPDFVYLHPVSSDGSLQCVHSYGAAQSQVWLVTLRCFYHATGFLLPVGAMTYCYLGIGRTILSSQGSRRRREWRAVRLMLAVVAAFLLCWTPHHGALLVETAHRLGALSRDCGFERHLDRAYMVTSCLGNLHCCLNPFLYAFVGLRFRGELWAALRDWGLLRGVRGWNRVGARGSRNSTVSGTKLFNSSGSWT encoded by the coding sequence ATGAACCTCACCGGCTCCTCTGAACTGTACGACCAGGATTACCCACTGAACGACACCTGGGATCCGTGCTGGGATGCCCTCGGCTGCTTCTTGGAGCCCTGCCCCCCAGCCGGGCAGGGTTGGACCCTCCAacgcctcctcctgccccccttcTACCTCGCCGTCTTCCTGCTGGGCTCGGTCACCAACGGCCTGGTTCTGGCCGTGCTGCTGAGGAGGCGCAGCCGACGCCGGGCCACTGACGTCTTCCTGCTGCATTTGGCTGCTGCCGACCTCCTCCTGGCACTGAGCATGCCCTTCTGGGCAGCCGAGGAGTGGTGGGGCTGGGTGTTCGGGTGGCTGCCCTGCAAGCTGGTCGGCGCCCTGTACAACATCAACTTCTACAGCAGCATCTACGTGCTGGTATGCATTAGCTTCGAGAGGAGATTGGCCGTGACCCAAGCTGTCCCGGGACGGCATAGAGGCCGTCCCGCCGCCATCTGGGCCGCCAGTCTGGCCGTCTGGCTCATCTGTCTGCTCCTGGCCGTGCCggactttgtctacctgcacccagtGTCATCCGACGGGTCATTGCAGTGCGTCCACTCGTATGGGGCAGCGCAGAGCCAGGTGTGGCTGGTGACCCTGCGCTGCTTCTACCATGCCACTGGGTTCCTCCTGCCTGTGGGGGCCATGACCTACTGCTACCTGGGCATTGGGCGCACCATTCTGAGCTCTCAGGGATCCCGGCGGCGCAGGGAATGGCGGGCGGTGCGGCTGATGCTGGCAGTGGTGGCCGCCTTCCTGCTGTGTTGGACGCCGCACCACGGGGCGCTCTTGGTGGAGACAGCACACCGGCTGGGCGCCCTGAGCCGGGACTGTGGCTTCGAGCGGCACCTCGACCGGGCCTACATGGTGACCAGCTGCCTGGGCAACCTCCACtgctgcctcaaccccttcctctacGCCTTCGTGGGGCTGCGCTTCCGCGGGGAGCTGTGGGCCGCCCTCCGGGACTGGGGGCTGCTGAGGGGGGTTCGGGGGTGGAACAGGGTCGGGGCCCGGGGCTCACGGAACTCCACCGTGTCCGGTACCAAGCTGTTCAACTCGTCCGGGTCCTGGACCTGA